From a single Bufo bufo chromosome 9, aBufBuf1.1, whole genome shotgun sequence genomic region:
- the RPL13A gene encoding 60S ribosomal protein L13a, translating into MAQAKVKKLPQKLIQGGLPGFYKNIGGGFKASNQVLVIDGRGHLLGRLAAIVAKQVLLGRKVVVVRCEGINISGNFYRNKLKYLAFLRKRMNTNPSRGPYHFRAPSRIFWRTVRGMLPHKTKRGQAALERLKVFDGIPPPYDKRKRMVVPAALKIVRLKPIRKFAYLGRLAHEVGWKYQAVTATLEEKRKAKANLYYKKKKLVMKLKKQAEKNVESKIQKYTDVLKQYGILV; encoded by the exons ATGGCGCAGGCTAAG GTTAAGAAGCTGCCCCAAAAACTCATCCAGGGGGGTCTCCCTGGCTTCTACAAGAACATCGGCGGAGGATTCAAAGCTTCAAATCAG GTTCTGGTCATCGATGGCAGAGGACATCTCCTTGGTCGTCTCGCTGCTATTGTTGCAAAGCAAGTGTTGCTTG GGCGCAAAGTGGTGGTTGTGAGATGTGAAGGCATCAACATTTCTGGCAACTTCTACCGCAACAAAC TTAAGTACCTTGCTTTCCTGCGCAAACGCATGAACACAAACCCTTCCCGTGGACCATACCACTTCAGAGCACCCAGCCGCATCTTCTGGAGGACTGTAAGAG GAATGCTTCCACACAAGACCAAGAGAGGACAGGCTGCTTTGGAAAGGCTGAAGGTCTTTGATGGTATCCCACCTCCCTATGACAAG AGGAAGCGTATggttgtccctgctgccctgaagATCGTGCGCTTGAAGCCAATAAGAAAG TTTGCTTACCTTGGTCGCCTTGCCCATGAAGTTGGCTGGAAGTACCAGGCTGTGACTGCCACTCTTGAAGAGAAAAGAAAGGCAAAGGCCAATCTGTACTACAAGAAAAAGAAGCTGGTCATG aaACTGAAGAAGCAGGCAGAGAAGAACGTCGAAAGCAAAATTCAAAAGTATACAGATGTTCTGAAGCAGTATGGTATCCTCGTCTAA